The following coding sequences are from one Kushneria phosphatilytica window:
- the bioC gene encoding malonyl-ACP O-methyltransferase BioC, protein MISNAEPETTGAAHQQVSARFSQAAGQYDEAAALQREVADRLLAHIDDGRVPATIVDVGCGTGYVTARLQQRFPGAALIGVDPAPGMLSVARNRHAALPIDWRAGAAEALPLPARSTDLLISSLALQWCVSLAPFLAEAERVLRPGGRLCFTTLCEGSLFELKRAWRALDSAPHVNAFVPPDRLHGDLQASSMRCQGVTLSDHQTFHPNLAELMRALKAVGANTVAGRGASGLTGRQRFARLERAIEAFRTDAGLPTTYRVAQVMMQKPDGVPAESGGEPNP, encoded by the coding sequence TTGATATCCAATGCGGAACCCGAGACGACTGGTGCAGCGCACCAACAGGTGAGCGCCCGCTTCTCGCAGGCCGCCGGACAGTACGATGAAGCGGCTGCGCTGCAGCGTGAGGTTGCCGATCGGCTGTTGGCGCATATCGACGACGGACGAGTGCCGGCCACCATCGTCGATGTGGGTTGTGGCACCGGCTATGTCACCGCACGGTTGCAGCAGCGCTTTCCGGGGGCGGCGTTAATCGGCGTGGACCCGGCGCCAGGGATGCTGAGCGTCGCCCGGAACCGCCATGCCGCGTTGCCGATCGACTGGCGAGCCGGCGCCGCAGAAGCGCTGCCACTGCCTGCCAGGAGCACTGATCTGTTGATATCGAGTCTGGCGCTGCAGTGGTGCGTATCACTGGCCCCTTTCCTGGCCGAAGCCGAAAGGGTACTGCGACCAGGTGGTCGATTGTGCTTTACCACTCTCTGCGAGGGCAGCCTGTTCGAGCTGAAAAGGGCCTGGCGGGCACTGGACAGCGCCCCTCACGTCAATGCATTTGTGCCCCCCGACAGGCTCCATGGCGATCTGCAGGCCTCATCAATGCGTTGTCAGGGGGTAACGCTAAGCGATCACCAGACCTTTCATCCGAATCTGGCCGAGCTGATGCGCGCACTCAAGGCCGTCGGGGCCAATACCGTGGCCGGCCGCGGTGCCAGCGGGCTGACCGGTCGGCAACGCTTTGCCCGGCTCGAACGAGCGATCGAGGCCTTTCGCACCGACGCGGGACTGCCGACCACCTATCGGGTGGCACAGGTGATGATGCAAAAGCCGGATGGCGTGCCTGCTGAGTCCGGGGGAGAGCCCAACCCATGA
- the bioD gene encoding dethiobiotin synthase, translating into MKRAFFVTGTDTDAGKTVIAAGLLAAARRRGLSTAAGKPVASGCTRTPHGLRNTDALALQRECRPELAYEMINPVALEPAIAPHIAAREVGIELTVSALAAPMRTLLARQADLTLIEGAGGWRVPLNEHESLCELPHALALPVVLVVGVRLGAISHARLTLEAIERDGLRVAGWVANVIEGDTARLAENLDTLKHWLGLDRDHAMGRAPCLGVVPRLADPEPERVADYLDIDELMDWA; encoded by the coding sequence ATGAAGCGGGCCTTTTTCGTGACTGGCACCGATACCGATGCCGGCAAGACCGTGATCGCGGCCGGGTTGCTCGCGGCAGCCCGCCGTCGTGGCCTGAGCACCGCGGCCGGCAAGCCGGTGGCCTCGGGCTGTACGCGCACTCCGCACGGGTTGCGTAATACCGATGCACTTGCCCTGCAGCGCGAATGCCGGCCCGAACTCGCTTACGAGATGATCAATCCGGTGGCCCTCGAACCGGCCATTGCCCCGCATATTGCCGCCCGGGAAGTGGGCATCGAACTGACGGTGAGCGCGCTGGCGGCGCCGATGCGCACACTGCTGGCCCGTCAGGCAGATCTCACCCTGATCGAAGGTGCCGGTGGCTGGCGGGTACCGCTCAACGAGCATGAGTCGCTTTGTGAACTGCCCCATGCGCTGGCACTGCCGGTGGTGCTGGTGGTGGGGGTGCGACTCGGCGCGATCAGTCATGCCCGACTGACGCTGGAGGCGATCGAGCGCGATGGACTGCGTGTGGCCGGCTGGGTAGCCAATGTCATCGAGGGTGACACAGCCCGGCTCGCGGAGAACCTCGACACTCTGAAGCACTGGCTGGGCCTTGACCGTGACCATGCCATGGGCCGGGCACCCTGCCTGGGCGTGGTACCCCGGTTGGCCGATCCCGAGCCCGAGCGGGTGGCCGATTATCTCGATATCGATGAACTGATGGATTGGGCCTGA
- a CDS encoding adenosylmethionine--8-amino-7-oxononanoate transaminase, translated as MSNNDAWMQRDIASLWHPCTQMKDHETLPVTPIRRGRGVWLEDFDGRQYLDAISSWWVNIFGHANERINDRIRAQLDSLEHVILSGFTHQPVIELSERLGQLTPVGLGHCFYADNGSAAVEIALKMSYHYWYNVGRPEKRRFLTITNGYHGETLGALSVGDVAIFTETYRSLLLDVLKVPAPDGFGLPREQWVAEAREKFAHMEAALERHHHELAAVIVEPLIQCAGGMRMYPPEYLGWLREACDRYNVQLIFDEIAVGFGRTGTLFACEQASVRPDYLCLSKAITGGYLPLSVVMTTDEVYDAFYDDYASLRAFLHSHSYTGNPLACAAALATLDIFEQDNVIKANREKADHIEQVTAPLREHPHVGDVRQTGMVVAIEMVRDRATLEPYDFRERRGVRVFRHAMSRGAMLRPLGNVIYWMPPYVIEPGEIDFLAEVTREGLEIATRD; from the coding sequence ATGAGCAACAACGATGCGTGGATGCAGCGCGATATCGCCAGCCTCTGGCATCCCTGCACCCAGATGAAGGACCATGAAACACTGCCGGTGACGCCAATCCGGCGCGGCCGCGGGGTCTGGCTGGAGGACTTCGATGGCCGCCAGTACCTCGATGCCATCAGCTCCTGGTGGGTCAATATCTTCGGTCACGCCAACGAGCGCATCAATGACCGCATCCGCGCCCAGCTCGACTCGCTGGAGCACGTGATCCTGTCGGGCTTTACCCACCAGCCGGTGATCGAGCTCTCCGAGCGGCTGGGCCAGCTCACGCCTGTGGGGCTGGGGCACTGCTTTTATGCCGACAACGGCTCGGCGGCGGTCGAGATCGCGCTCAAGATGAGCTACCACTACTGGTACAACGTCGGGCGGCCGGAGAAACGGCGCTTTCTGACCATCACCAACGGCTATCACGGTGAGACCCTGGGCGCGCTGTCGGTCGGGGATGTGGCGATCTTCACCGAGACCTATCGCTCACTGTTGCTGGATGTGCTCAAGGTGCCGGCCCCGGATGGGTTCGGCCTGCCGCGCGAGCAGTGGGTGGCCGAGGCGCGGGAGAAGTTCGCCCACATGGAGGCGGCGCTGGAACGCCATCATCATGAGCTGGCAGCCGTGATTGTCGAGCCGCTGATCCAGTGCGCCGGGGGCATGCGGATGTATCCTCCCGAGTATCTTGGCTGGCTGCGCGAAGCCTGCGATCGCTACAACGTACAGCTGATCTTCGATGAGATCGCGGTCGGTTTCGGTCGTACCGGCACCCTGTTCGCCTGCGAGCAAGCCAGCGTACGGCCCGACTATCTTTGCCTCTCCAAGGCAATTACGGGCGGCTATCTGCCGCTGTCGGTGGTGATGACCACCGATGAGGTCTATGACGCCTTCTACGATGACTATGCGAGTCTGCGGGCCTTTCTGCATTCGCACAGCTACACCGGCAATCCACTCGCCTGTGCCGCCGCGCTGGCGACACTGGATATCTTCGAGCAGGACAATGTGATCAAGGCCAATCGCGAGAAGGCTGATCATATCGAGCAGGTGACGGCGCCGCTGCGGGAGCATCCGCATGTGGGCGACGTGCGCCAGACCGGCATGGTGGTAGCCATCGAGATGGTACGGGACAGGGCGACACTCGAACCCTACGACTTCCGTGAGCGCCGGGGAGTGCGGGTGTTCCGCCATGCCATGTCGCGTGGGGCGATGCTGCGCCCGCTGGGGAATGTGATCTACTGGATGCCGCCCTACGTCATCGAGCCCGGTGAGATCGACTTTCTGGCTGAGGTCACCCGGGAAGGGCTGGAGATTGCTACCCGTGATTGA